TTGATAAAATCGAGGAGACAATTTGCCCGTAAATTTGAGATCCACATTACATAGGTTATCTTCAATATGAACAGCTAATAAATtccatttgttattttttatcctttggTTTGTGTTTTCCACATTCGTTTCGTGTGTGTGTTCACCCGGAGGGGGGTGGTCCAATAGGGGGGTTATGAGACATGCGTCTGTCGATGGAGAGCTCTGTGCTGTGATGTTCCCCCCTGCGATGTGACTCCCTCTGTATGACCTAACGAACTCATTTAATCGACCACGTACAGCACGTCCAATGTCGGCAACGTCAAAGAGCTTTGACTTTCGCGAAGTGACCTTCAAAGGGATGTCTTCCAAATGGTTTGGGGAAATGTAGGTATCCCAAGGGACCCTTCTGATAATATCCTCCAGGGAGGCCAAGGAAGTACAGGAGGCATTCTTCGAAACGTTCAGCCATATGCTTTCGACATAACCACATTTTAATGATAGCAAATAAATGAGCGAAGGAGAGCATTTAATTTGTACCCCTCCACTGCATTTGCCTAATCGAACTAaatgcttttcttttttgcttttttcctttttttgttccgcGACGTTCTTTTTCTGCGCTTGATATATTGTTACCTCCTTCACGTAGCGCTGCTTGATATCTTTGATCAGCGTGGCCTCCCCTCCCTTCCTCACACAGATGAAAAAGTTGTACACGCTCAGGTACCTCCTTTGGGCGCACAGCCCGAGCGCGGCGCCCTTCATTGTGCTGCGTGCTGTCAAagggtgaagcggcgaaggGGTGAAGAGGCGAAGGGGCGAAGAGGCGAAGCAACGTAGTGTGACGCGGAACAACATCCCGCGTAGGGCCTCTCTTTGCTGCGCTGCGCTGGATGGAAAACCAGATCGATTTGCCTGATCGATGCGCCTTCTCGTCGCTCTTTCGTTCTTCCGCGTTTACTACCCCTCCTCCattgtggttttttttttttttttttggctagctacaGATCAGAGCGGTGGAATGAcacccatttttgcgaagCCTTTTTCACACGTCACACATCAGGTGGAAGCGGAACAGATATAGCTGATGAAACGGGATTTCCTGGTAACCCCACGACAGACCATTCACTCCTTGATTAACCTCAAAAATGCGACAACACAGGGAATAATCATTAAcgctggggggggagaagtggcacCCCCCTCtcaacacctttttttttgaaaacataaaaggggtacatatttttacctgacctgttcataatttttattcgcATATGTGCCTTTTGCCTACAATGTAAAGTATgtcccaggggggggaaaaggggggaaattcGAACGGCAAGTGGAAGTGGTGAAGGGCAAACCAATACAGCATGACGCGAAAACAAACCTCGCACGATTACACAGAACGAATTACGCATGATGACCTGCCAAAACGATGTAACTACTTTATCGCACGTGCCCAATGTGTTGTGCCTCGCCCACACAGGGATACTTCCCCAgtgtggcaaaaaaaaaaaaaaaaagaaagaaaagtgACGCGCGTTTCCATCCCTGAGCTATTCATTTGAGGTGGGACGCACAGAGACTTCAATTTCACGCCGCGTCAAGCACAActcgcacattttttttttttttcttgcaaaGGGGCACATTACATACACTACTCGCTGGAAGATGGTAGGAAGGCGATAAAGCGGGCAAACGGTAAGGCGATACGTTGGGGGGCGGCCCCCCAAGGCTACGCCGCCATATATCTACGTATATCTATGTGTATCTATGTATATCTATGTGTACCTATGTATATCTATGTGTACCTATGTATATCTGCATGTATACttattcatatattatttatttaaactgCTCATCATGGCCTCGAATTTTAGTACCCCTTTCCTTATCCCCCTCCCCTGTGTGcatgcttaattttttttttttgagttaaaggaggaagaagctgctcatgggaaggagaaggggtGTATGTGTCATCCCTGCTGTGCTTCCTCGGGtgaagggtttttttttattgggGGGTTATTGTGCCTCTTCTGGAAGTGACATGACCGCGCCTACTCCGCCGAATTGCATTCCTGCGcgtgttatttattttgttgttttaatttttttttatcgcgcTGTATGGCTTGTATTTTGTGAAGGTAGTACCCCTATTGGTCAATGGAAAGAAATACTGCCCCTAACGCACAgtagtttttcttccctttttttttttttttcacacagaGGTGGGGAAGCAAAGGGCGCTTCCATTGTAGTCACTCATCGCAGTCGCCTAAGCAGTTTGTAGTAGGGAAGGCCTCACGTAAGGCGCTGACGCGATGCTGCATGCCCCGAAGTGTTTCGCCTTCACCCAACATGTAAGGAAGCGTTCCTGGCCGAGTACATGCTTGGCGAAATGAAAGGGCAAAAGGGGACACACCCTATTTGCTGCGatgcatgtatataatatatgcgtacatgtacttatatatatatttatgaatagTGAAGGATGCCCGCTCGTgcaaggaaaaagaaatcggccgaaaatgcaaaagaattgaaaaagaattgCATACGTATGACACAATAGCGATGCGATAAAATTCAACAAAATACGCGAAGCACACTACGCGTACACTGCGCGTACACTGAGCACAGGGAGGAGGCCTCCTGACAGGAAGTgcctttaaaaagaaaaaaaaaacgcatgcaAATTtgcatgcagaaaaaaaaaaaagggctaaGGGGAGCGAGTACCGTATCACACGCGGCCCACACAGAGGAAGTACATCATATATAGCTCGTGCCAAGGACGCAGGGCTTCGCATGGCTTCGCACGGAATAGCAGCTTGCGTTGCGGAGGGAATGAATGCATGAGAGCAACAATCGAAGGGAAGCAGCGCAACGCAGGAGTGTACTCCTCAAAATATGCGACGAGGAGGGATGCGTTTTAAAAGCGCGacttcaaatttaaaaatgaaaaaaaaaaaatgtgtacattgTGAAAGAACCGAACTTTTCTTTGATGCGTCATCGTGTCATGTTTAGTTTAATTAATTTGAacttaatttaatttaatttatttaattttatttatttaatttaatataatttattttattttatttaatttattttatttaattaacaTCAATTAACTTTACTGCGTTTTAGgcgaacttttttttttcccccctcacTGTTTTGCTATTCCCCACTGTGCTTGGCTTTTCCGCCGTGTGTTTCCCCCTAATTAAAACTGCCCTTAGTAGAAAAGCATACCTAGCAGAAAGGCACACTTAGTAGAAAACTACGCTTAGTAGAAAAGCACACCTAGCAGAAAGGCACACTGATTGGAAAACCGCTCACCCGCGATTACCTCGTTCGGTCgcctcttccattttgcacatCCGTCCTCCCCGCCAAGATGATGACCCCCACGAGAGCGTACCTGGCCCTGTTAACCCTAGCCTGCTGTGTACTACTGGGCCAGCACGAAGCCCTACTCGAGaattcgctttttttttgcacccgAAAAACAGctcatacaaaaatatgtacattaaGAAAAAGTATCAAGAGCTACTGAAGTACAAGGAGTCCGATGAATGCCTAAACGATTTGTTACAAAGAAATTCTGTCAAATTAATTACAATCGATATAGATGGAACCCTAGCAGATGACGATAGTAAAATAagtgatgaaaatttaaGTGCTATTAAGATTGCCAAGCGATTAGGTATTAAGGTCATTCTTGCAACAGGGAAATTGCATCACATTGCGATGAGGATGTTCacaaagaagcagaaggatatttacgaaatagaaaaaatggatggaGTGTATTCACATGGAGCTTACCTCAACATCAGAGGAGTCAATTATGTATACAGAAAATTTAACATGATTGATATcgagtttattttattcgcTTTGTCATCAcataatgttttaaaaaatgccatttttgtaacACCTACTGATGTGTACGTGTTTAATGACGATCCAGAATTTAAGAAGAAGTATGCAATTTACGAATCGGGAGTTGATGTACCTGTGAATGGACCTGCTGTCAAGTCTTTGGACAAACGGTATAATGCAGTTTTGCTTACCAATATCAAGGATATCCTTATGATTGGTGATATCGTTTCCATAgaaatttttgagaaaatttatCCTGAACAGGAACCATTTAAGGAATTACATACAGAATTATTTCCCGAGTTGGAGAGTAGATTTAAGATATATGTACCTCCCAATAAAGAAAAGATTGTCCTCTCTCCTATTAACACATCTAAAATACAGACAATACAATTGTATGCtcaattttatgatattCCATTGACTCATATTTTATCTATTGGAAATGATAACAACGATTTGGAGATGTTGGCTTCTACTGGCTACTCCGTCGTCGTGAAGGGATCCACCAAGCCCGCCTTGAAAGTAGCCAGGTGCATTAGTACCAAGACCAACAACGAGGACGCCGTGGCCAACATCATCTTCAAGGTCATCACGGCGAGACACTTGTAAGGGGTGAAGCGCGTCGATGACGTGCGGTGATGATGTGCGGCGATGGCGTGCGGCGATGGCATGCGGCGATGGCGTGCGTCGCGCTGCTTCACCGAGCAACGCGCCCCCTTGCGACCGGCGCCGCCGCCAGTGCGCCTATTTTTTCGAGTGTAGTGGCCGCGCCCATCCGTTCCTGCGCCCAACGGCTGGAAAAAGCGGCGGGTGTGACTCCCCACCCTGTTCACCACGCGCAGCGTTATACAACAGTGTGCCTGTTTACGCCCCGTGTGCTTTTACGCACCGAGTGCTTCCACGTACCGAGTGCTTCCACGTACCAGCGCGTGGGCGCCCCTTTTTCGCCGGGCGAGGAACCGCATGCCGGCCCgtgtctcccccccccgtgaGAACCAAATGAGTGATGATTGCACCCGTGCAGGAGTAAAATATATGCCACgtgcgcatatgtacatgttattttttttttttttcacgtgagGAGGCACAACAGGTCTACCGcgacttgtttttttttttcctagtttttactttttcataGTTACACCTCACAGGGCATCATTCCCATATAACTGTGAGACGCGAGCTTTTTACCAAatcgttattttttgtataattagTTTACTCACTAATTCAGTagatagttttttttttttttttttttttttctgtacgcATGAGTGATTTTATGAAGTGCGCATTTATTTACACACTTGTGCAGTCCTGCGCAGATCTGTGTAGTTCTTCACCCCCCGCGTCAAGCGAACCAACTTCTACCAACGACATCGACGGTGTTGCAAAGATGTAAGAGTATAAAGCTGTGGAGTACCGGAGAAGGACGGGCGGCAAGAAGAGCGGCAAGAAGGGCGGCAAGAAGGGCGGCAAGAAGGGCGGCAAAAAACGCTGCAAAAAACGCCGCAAAAAACGCCGCTAGAAACGCCGCTAACGGCTAACGGCTAACGGCTAACCACGCAGCGTTCAGGTAAAACGGAGGGGACTTCGCGTAAACACAACCCCTGTCTGGTATAATTTTTCGCAAGGATCGCGCAAAACGCGGAAAAGTATATAATGTTGtattatcgaaaaaaaaaaaggcacacaaTGTGTCACACAAATGTGTCacacaaatttgttctttttgctCGTCTTGTTCATATCAATGCCGAGCTGCCAAGGATCTCGAAACGTGCTttctaattcattttttcccgaGCGAACGAATTCATAGTAATCGTCCAGGCCCAGGTGCACATCCATGGCTTCGTCTTTTGGGAAGTTGGTCCTGCTGGGTGAGAGGCCCCCCCTCCTATCAGGGGCACCCAGGTTAGGAATACTGGCGATGTTTGCCATGTTGGCCACGCTGGCTAAGTTGGCGATGTTGGCCAGGTTAGCGAGGTTGGCGAGGTTGGCGGCACTGGCCAGGTTGGAGAGACTGCCCCGAGTTGTCTCACTATGGGGATTGCCCCTGCTGCGCGTCCGCAGGAGTAACTTCTCCAACTGCTGGTCTgagattctttttttgaaaatcgTTTCTGCGCAATTGATGAGCTTGTGAATCTCATCGTAGTCGACCCCCGCCAGGTTGTCCCGCGCGTTCTTGGAGTTGGAACGATCCACGTGCAGGTCCCCTCTTCTGCTGCCGCTGGTTCGGGCTGTGCCGTCGGAATACTCGTCACTTCGGATGGTGGCAGTAATGTTGGAGCTGTTCTTCGGTGGGTCCTCTTTGGCGAGAACGAACTTGGGGGAGTCCCCCTTTGAGTAGTCCCCCTTTGAGAAGTCCCCCTTTGTGTAGTCCCCCTTTGTgtgtcccccccccttcgtcTCGCTTCTCCTCAGATGGCACACCAGCGCTGCCTCCCTCTCCATagtcttcacctttttgtgcaGCTTCTTTCGAACGAGAAGCAGCAGCTGAATGGGGAGGTCCTCTGCCTGGTCCCTCTTACAGTACACGCCTCTATCGTTAAAGCTGATAACTCTGGTGAGGCATActtggtaattttttcgcAAGCAGTGACTTGAGGTGAAAAAGGGCAGGAGGTGCACATCTCCCCTTCGCTGGTTCGTGGGGTTAACTCCGTTGAGAGAGCTCGTGTTGGAGTGTCCTCCGTTGGGAACACTCGCATTGGAATGCCCCCCGTTGGGAACACTCGCATTGGAATGCCCTCCGTTGAGAGCACCTCTGTTCGCGGAGGCCCCACTTGCTCCACCCCCTCGAATGCACTGTATCAGCGTCTGATTGTGTACCCGTAACTTGACCTGGTTGCTTAAATTCGCCACGTCAttaaatttcataaaatcgCTAATACAATCAAACTTGCACTCGATATATCCCTTGTCGTGAAATATGGGTATGTTGATTTCTTcccataaaaaatttggttGCATGTAAAAGGTGAAGATAAAGTAAAAAGTCTGTCCCTTTCGATACGTTGAGCTACTTTGTTCACCATGACTATCGATGATTCCCCTTCTTTTGTGTTTGTTTAATCCATCGTTAAGGTTGCTCCTGGTGAGGGAATCATCTTTGCTCTCATCATTACTTGGCTCATTCTCCCACATAGCATAATGCGCACATAGGAAGTGCACGTTTTTAAAGTGGTCAGGGAAGTACTGCTCCAGCACCGAGTTGGGGGTATAGTAGAAGCCTTTCCTCCCGGCTGCGCTTCCACCTTCATGGTTGCCTCCACCATTGCTTCCATCATTGCCTCCACCATTGCCTCCACCATTGCTTTCACttttacttccccttttgctcccccttttgcttccccttttggtgcCGCTTCCACACTCGGCCTCCACCTCGCTTTCGCTTCCTC
This genomic stretch from Plasmodium cynomolgi strain B DNA, chromosome 14, whole genome shotgun sequence harbors:
- a CDS encoding hydrolase (putative) codes for the protein KNMYIKKKYQELLKYKESDECLNDLLQRNSVKLITIDIDGTLADDDSKISDENLSAIKIAKRLGIKVILATGKLHHIAMRMFTKKQKDIYEIEKMDGVYSHGAYLNIRGVNYVYRKFNMIDIEFILFALSSHNVLKNAIFVTPTDVYVFNDDPEFKKKYAIYESGVDVPVNGPAVKSLDKRYNAVLLTNIKDILMIGDIVSIEIFEKIYPEQEPFKELHTELFPELESRFK
- a CDS encoding hypothetical protein (putative), which produces MNEQAKNGQGRRASPAKVERATDDEAEKKEFCLFYICELLNMIYSTYRNSKPMYVHFVCSKERGSESEVEAECGSGTKRGSKRGSKRGSKSESNGGGNGGGNDGSNGGGNHEGGSAAGRKGFYYTPNSVLEQYFPDHFKNVHFLCAHYAMWENEPSNDESKDDSLTRSNLNDGLNKHKRRGIIDSHGEQSSSTYRKGQTFYFIFTFYMQPNFLWEEINIPIFHDKGYIECKFDCISDFMKFNDVANLSNQVKLRVHNQTLIQCIRGGGASGASANRGALNGGHSNASVPNGGHSNASVPNGGHSNTSSLNGVNPTNQRRGDVHLLPFFTSSHCLRKNYQVCLTRVISFNDRGVYCKRDQAEDLPIQLLLLVRKKLHKKVKTMEREAALVCHLRRSETKGGGHTKGDYTKGDFSKGDYSKGDSPKFVLAKEDPPKNSSNITATIRSDEYSDGTARTSGSRRGDLHVDRSNSKNARDNLAGVDYDEIHKLINCAETIFKKRISDQQLEKLLLRTRSRGNPHSETTRGSLSNLASAANLANLANLANIANLASVANMANIASIPNLGAPDRRGGLSPSRTNFPKDEAMDVHLGLDDYYEFVRSGKNELESTFRDPWQLGIDMNKTSKKNKF